The proteins below are encoded in one region of Apium graveolens cultivar Ventura chromosome 4, ASM990537v1, whole genome shotgun sequence:
- the LOC141718120 gene encoding hypersensitive-induced response protein 2, translated as MGQALGCVQVGQSTVAVKERFGKFEDVLDPGCHCLPWCLGYQVAGELSLRVQQLNVRCETKTKDNVFVTVVASIQYRALAEKASDAYYKLSNTTSQIQAYVFDVIRSSVPKLLLDSAFEQKNDIAKAVEEELEKAMSGYGFEIVQTLIVDIEPDAQVKRAMNEINAASRMRLAASEKAEADKILQIKRAEGEAESKYLSGLGIARQRQAIVDGLRDSVLAFSENVPGTSAKDVMDMVLVTQYFDTMKEIGASSKSSAVFVPHGPGAVKDIASQIREGLLQGNAAQ; from the exons ATGGGTCAAGCCTTAGGTTGTGTTCAGGTAGGGCAGTCCACTGTTGCTGTGAAGGAACGTTTCGGTAAGTTTGAGGATGTGCTGGACCCTGGTTGTCATTGCTTACCTTGGTGTTTAGGTTACCAAGTTGCAGGTGAACTGTCCTTGCGTGTGCAGCAACTTAATGTTCGTTGTGAAACCAAGACCAAG GATAATGTCTTTGTCACTGTGGTTGCTTCTATTCAATATCGTGCTTTGGCAGAGAAAGCATCTGATGCCTACTATAAGCTTTCAAACACTACATCACAGATCCAAGCTTATGTGTTTGACG TGATTAGGTCTAGTGTCCCGAAGCTATTATTGGATTCCGCCTTCGAACAGAAGAATGATATTGCTAAGGCTGTGGAAGAAGAACTAGAGAAG GCGATGTCTGGTTATGGCTTTGAAATAGTTCAAACCCTTATTGTGGACATAGAACCAGATGCTCAAGTAAAGAGGGCCATGAATGAGATAAATGCAG CTTCTAGAATGAGGCTTGCTGCAAGTGAAAAGGCTGAAGCAGATAAGATACTGCAAATCAAGAGAGCTGAAGGTGAAGCTGAATCCAAATACCTGTCAGGTCTTGGCATTGCTCGACAGAGACAGGCAATCGTGGATGGCTTACGTGACAGTGTTCTTGCCTTCTCCGAGAATGTTCCTGGGACTTCAGCTAAGGATGTTATGGACATGGTGCTGGTGACACAATACTTTGATACCATGAAGGAAATTGGAGCATCCTCAAAGTCATCTGCTGTTTTTGTTCCACATGGACCTGGTGCAGTGAAAGACATAGCCTCACAGATCAGGGAGGGTCTTCTGCAAGGCAATGCTGCTCAGTAG